The following are from one region of the Polaribacter marinaquae genome:
- a CDS encoding RagB/SusD family nutrient uptake outer membrane protein, with product MKTNLTTYKVMMLVTIFFVSFTSCTKDLDITPQDDQTLLGEDFFANETSYKELLAGVYANLSLTGINGPESSNIIGLDAGTSQFGRTLLYLQTLAADQIIWSYENDGGVAGIQRNNWTDQNPLILGMFSRAHATVAFANNFLRETTSEKLDSRNVSSDVRADIVTYRAEARLLRAMSYYYLIDLFGQANFVTEEDQVNSIPKAANRAELFTYVEAELKAIEADLLDAKTNEHGRADKAVAAMILAKLYLNAEVYIGEAKYDECVVELNKIINAGYSLAPDYLLNFTADNDTNAATNEIIFPLVSDGTIVQNYGPTTVLVNGSVGSLEANGAPLGVGAGGWGGAIRLRKQFVQLFDGGVFLQDTRNNIISGSRSIDILDISNKDQGYVIEKFSNAKSTGGFGSDQTFVDTDFPLFRFADVYLMYAEAHLRGATNTSEVNALTYINNLRIRANNPETITSAELNLDFILDERARELHLEAHRRQDLIRFGKFTGGSYNWTWKGNGTNGISLPSHLDLYPIPSASLATSPNLQQNLGY from the coding sequence ATGAAAACAAATTTAACAACATATAAAGTAATGATGTTGGTAACGATATTTTTCGTTTCATTTACATCATGTACTAAAGATTTAGATATTACTCCTCAAGATGATCAAACATTATTAGGAGAAGACTTTTTCGCCAATGAAACTTCATATAAAGAATTATTAGCTGGTGTTTATGCAAACTTATCTTTAACAGGTATTAATGGCCCAGAATCTTCTAACATTATTGGTTTAGATGCAGGTACAAGTCAGTTTGGTAGAACTTTATTATACTTACAAACTCTAGCTGCAGATCAAATAATCTGGTCTTATGAAAATGATGGTGGTGTTGCCGGGATTCAAAGAAATAACTGGACAGACCAAAACCCATTAATTTTAGGTATGTTTAGTAGAGCACATGCAACTGTAGCTTTTGCTAATAATTTTTTAAGAGAAACCACTTCAGAAAAATTAGATAGTAGAAATGTTTCTTCTGATGTAAGAGCAGATATTGTTACCTACAGAGCAGAAGCAAGATTATTAAGAGCAATGTCTTACTATTACTTAATAGATTTATTTGGTCAAGCAAACTTTGTAACAGAAGAAGATCAAGTTAATTCTATACCAAAAGCAGCAAACAGAGCAGAACTTTTTACTTATGTAGAAGCAGAGTTAAAAGCTATCGAAGCAGATTTATTAGATGCAAAAACAAACGAACATGGTAGAGCAGATAAAGCTGTAGCTGCAATGATTTTAGCTAAATTGTATTTAAATGCAGAAGTATATATTGGTGAAGCAAAATATGACGAATGTGTTGTAGAGCTTAACAAAATAATTAACGCTGGGTATTCTTTAGCACCAGATTATTTATTAAACTTTACTGCAGACAATGATACCAATGCGGCAACGAATGAAATTATTTTTCCTTTAGTTTCAGACGGTACAATTGTTCAAAATTACGGACCAACAACTGTTTTGGTAAACGGTTCTGTAGGTAGTTTAGAGGCTAACGGTGCACCATTAGGTGTTGGCGCTGGTGGCTGGGGAGGAGCAATCAGATTAAGAAAACAATTTGTACAATTATTTGATGGTGGTGTTTTCTTGCAAGACACAAGAAATAACATTATCTCTGGTTCTAGAAGCATCGATATTTTAGATATTTCTAATAAAGACCAAGGTTATGTAATCGAGAAATTTTCAAATGCAAAATCTACAGGAGGTTTTGGTTCTGACCAAACTTTTGTTGACACAGATTTTCCTTTATTTAGATTTGCAGATGTTTATTTAATGTATGCAGAAGCTCACTTAAGAGGTGCTACAAATACATCAGAAGTAAATGCTTTAACGTACATTAATAATTTAAGAATTAGGGCTAACAACCCTGAGACAATTACTTCTGCTGAGTTAAATTTAGATTTTATCTTAGATGAAAGAGCAAGAGAATTGCACTTAGAAGCTCATAGAAGACAAGATTTAATTCGATTTGGTAAGTTTACTGGTGGTTCTTATAATTGGACATGGAAAGGTAACGGTACAAATGGTATTTCTTTACCAAGT
- a CDS encoding LacI family DNA-binding transcriptional regulator, producing the protein MKQKVTIKTIAKELGVSTSTVSKALKDSHEISKETKEKIQAYADLYNYKPNNLALQLRNQKTKLIGVILPKIVHHFFSTIIKGIEEGAHDKGYRIMVCFSDESHTKEVENLKVLSNGSVDGLIVSIANETLANKDFKHFQDLVSEEIPLVLLDRVVDEILCDKVVVDDFGAGYKATKHLLNTGCKKVAILTTPEYVNVGTLRRKGYEKALLERKIPIDKDLIIEIDEKQNVKEQIRPVFDHNIDAIFAVNEIYAAKSIRIAKEKSIRIPEELSVTGFTDGLISEYSTPSITTIAQHGLTMGKQAVEALINRIENESEKFNPKTIVISSDLKLRESTKPSS; encoded by the coding sequence ATGAAGCAAAAAGTTACCATAAAAACAATAGCTAAAGAATTAGGGGTTTCTACTTCAACAGTTTCTAAAGCGTTAAAAGACAGCCACGAAATTAGTAAAGAAACAAAAGAAAAAATTCAAGCTTATGCAGATCTATACAATTATAAGCCCAATAATTTAGCGCTACAATTAAGAAATCAAAAAACAAAACTGATTGGTGTTATACTCCCTAAAATAGTACATCACTTTTTTTCTACTATTATTAAAGGTATAGAAGAAGGTGCGCATGACAAAGGTTATAGAATAATGGTTTGTTTTTCTGATGAGTCTCATACTAAAGAAGTCGAAAACTTAAAGGTCTTGTCAAATGGTAGTGTAGATGGTTTAATTGTATCAATAGCAAATGAAACACTTGCAAATAAAGATTTTAAACATTTTCAAGATTTAGTATCAGAAGAAATACCATTAGTTCTTTTAGATAGGGTAGTAGATGAAATCTTATGCGATAAAGTTGTAGTTGATGATTTCGGAGCAGGCTACAAAGCAACAAAACACCTATTAAATACAGGTTGTAAAAAAGTAGCTATTCTTACCACGCCAGAATACGTTAATGTAGGTACTTTAAGAAGAAAAGGATATGAAAAAGCACTTTTAGAAAGAAAAATACCAATTGATAAAGACTTGATTATTGAAATTGACGAGAAACAAAACGTTAAAGAACAAATAAGACCAGTTTTTGATCATAATATTGATGCAATTTTTGCGGTAAATGAAATTTATGCGGCAAAATCTATAAGAATTGCTAAAGAAAAGAGTATTCGTATACCAGAAGAATTGTCTGTAACTGGTTTTACAGACGGTTTAATTTCAGAATATTCTACACCTTCTATTACTACTATTGCTCAACATGGCTTAACAATGGGAAAGCAAGCAGTAGAGGCGCTTATCAATAGAATAGAAAATGAAAGCGAAAAATTTAATCCTAAAACTATTGTAATTTCTAGCGATTTGAAGCTTAGAGAATCTACGAAACCGTCGTCGTAG
- the pgmB gene encoding beta-phosphoglucomutase, whose amino-acid sequence MNKKGFIFDLDGVIVDTAKYHYLAWKKLANQLGFEFTEEQNELFKGVSRKRCLEILLEIGNREATKEEFDTWMIDKNVDYLEYIKNMDASEILPDVPKILQFLKENNVPIALGSASKNAQPILEKVGLLHYFDTIVDGNNVTKAKPDPEVFLLAAKQLNVLPENCVVFEDAVAGVEAANAANMVSIGIGDDKVLSEAQFNFVDFTEINTDFIKELLEK is encoded by the coding sequence ATGAATAAGAAAGGATTTATTTTCGATTTGGATGGTGTTATTGTTGACACTGCCAAATATCACTACTTAGCTTGGAAAAAATTAGCTAATCAATTAGGTTTTGAATTTACTGAAGAACAAAACGAATTATTTAAAGGCGTTAGTAGAAAACGTTGTTTAGAAATTCTTTTAGAAATAGGAAATAGAGAAGCAACTAAAGAAGAGTTTGATACTTGGATGATCGACAAAAATGTAGATTATTTAGAGTATATAAAAAACATGGATGCATCAGAAATATTACCAGATGTACCTAAGATTTTACAATTTTTAAAAGAAAATAATGTTCCGATTGCTTTAGGTTCTGCAAGTAAAAACGCACAACCAATTTTAGAAAAAGTAGGTTTATTACATTATTTCGATACAATTGTAGACGGTAACAATGTTACAAAAGCAAAACCAGATCCAGAAGTATTTCTTTTGGCAGCAAAACAATTAAATGTTTTGCCAGAAAACTGTGTTGTTTTTGAAGACGCGGTTGCTGGTGTAGAAGCTGCAAATGCAGCTAATATGGTAAGTATTGGTATTGGAGACGATAAGGTCTTATCAGAAGCACAATTTAATTTTGTAGACTTCACAGAAATTAATACCGATTTTATTAAAGAGTTATTAGAAAAATAA
- a CDS encoding glycoside hydrolase family 65 protein: MNQDYIQPNEWSILEEGFDAQKVKSSESLFSIGNGAMGQRANFEEQYTGSTFQGSYIAGVYYPDKTRVGWWKNGYPEYFAKVLNAPNWIGINVLVNNEKLDLHTCKEVSKFKRELNMKEGWLSRSFEAVLQNDVKIKVDTKRFLSLELDEVGTISYNVTPINSDAKITYTPYLDAGITNEDTNWDDQFWDVLEVSQNNQQSFIEARTMKTHFYTCTFMQSRLFVNGNEVSADCENAKTDKTASCSYTQEIKQNETYTIHKFGGYVVDRNHKKEALLGAAREALDKAVSFGFDALLEMQIQSWAQIWKMSDITIEGDVKAQQGIRFNIFQLNQTYLGTDASLNIGPKGFTGEKYGGSTYWDTEAYCIPFYMATKDQSVARTLLEYRYEHLEKAIENAAKLGFKNGAALYPMVTMNGEECHNEWEITFEEIHRNGAIAFAIFNYFRFTEDYSYIPEKGLEVLIGIARFWHQRVNFSSDKEKFVMLGVTGPNEYENNINNNFYTNYIAKWCIEYALENIDIVKNDHISDYIRIKEKVNITDEELASWKNVADNMYFPFSEKHNVYLQQDGFLDKELITVADLDKSQRPINQKWSWDRILRSPYIKQADTLQGFYMFEDQFSTEELERHFDFYEPFTVHESSLSPCVHSIQAAKLGRMEQAYEFYLRTSRLDLDDYNHEVEEGLHITSMAGTWMSIVEGFGGMRIVNNTLSFTPRIPDGWKSYSFKVNFRNQVITVNVSQNGTSFELNGKQEINILVNGEKVVVSPNSLLTV, from the coding sequence ATGAATCAAGATTATATACAACCAAATGAATGGTCAATTCTAGAAGAAGGATTTGATGCTCAAAAGGTAAAATCTTCAGAAAGTTTGTTTAGTATTGGTAATGGTGCCATGGGACAAAGAGCTAACTTCGAAGAACAATATACAGGTAGTACATTTCAAGGAAGTTATATTGCAGGTGTATACTATCCAGATAAAACCAGAGTTGGTTGGTGGAAAAACGGATATCCAGAATATTTTGCAAAAGTTTTAAACGCTCCAAATTGGATTGGTATAAACGTACTTGTAAATAACGAAAAATTAGATTTACATACGTGTAAAGAAGTTTCAAAATTTAAGAGAGAACTTAACATGAAAGAAGGTTGGTTGTCTAGAAGTTTTGAAGCTGTTTTGCAAAACGATGTAAAAATAAAAGTAGACACAAAACGTTTTTTAAGTTTAGAGTTAGATGAAGTTGGTACAATAAGTTACAATGTAACACCAATAAATTCTGATGCAAAAATTACCTACACACCTTATTTAGACGCAGGTATTACAAATGAAGATACCAATTGGGATGATCAATTTTGGGATGTTTTAGAAGTATCTCAAAATAATCAGCAATCTTTTATCGAGGCAAGAACCATGAAAACGCATTTTTACACATGCACATTTATGCAGTCTCGTTTGTTTGTAAATGGTAATGAAGTTTCTGCAGATTGTGAAAATGCAAAAACAGATAAAACAGCTTCTTGTAGCTATACACAAGAGATAAAACAGAATGAAACCTACACAATTCACAAATTTGGTGGTTATGTTGTAGATAGAAACCATAAAAAAGAAGCTTTATTAGGTGCTGCTAGAGAAGCATTAGATAAAGCCGTTAGTTTTGGTTTTGATGCATTATTAGAAATGCAAATTCAGTCTTGGGCACAAATCTGGAAAATGTCTGATATTACTATTGAAGGTGATGTAAAGGCACAACAAGGAATCCGTTTTAATATTTTTCAATTAAACCAAACGTATTTAGGCACAGATGCCTCTTTAAATATTGGCCCTAAAGGATTTACTGGAGAAAAATATGGTGGAAGTACATATTGGGATACCGAAGCATATTGTATTCCTTTTTACATGGCAACTAAAGATCAATCTGTAGCAAGAACTTTACTAGAATACCGATACGAGCATTTAGAAAAAGCTATCGAAAACGCAGCTAAATTAGGCTTTAAAAACGGAGCAGCATTGTATCCAATGGTTACAATGAACGGAGAAGAATGCCATAATGAATGGGAAATTACCTTCGAAGAAATTCATAGAAATGGTGCTATTGCATTTGCTATTTTTAATTATTTCCGTTTTACAGAAGATTACTCTTACATTCCAGAAAAAGGATTGGAAGTTTTAATAGGAATTGCACGTTTTTGGCATCAAAGAGTTAACTTTTCTTCTGATAAAGAGAAGTTTGTAATGTTAGGTGTAACGGGTCCTAATGAATATGAAAATAACATTAACAATAATTTTTATACAAATTACATAGCAAAATGGTGTATTGAGTATGCTTTAGAAAATATTGATATTGTTAAAAATGATCATATTTCAGATTACATCAGAATTAAAGAAAAAGTAAATATTACTGATGAAGAATTGGCTTCTTGGAAAAATGTTGCAGACAATATGTATTTTCCTTTCTCAGAAAAGCATAATGTTTACTTACAACAAGATGGTTTCTTAGATAAAGAATTAATTACTGTAGCAGATTTAGATAAAAGCCAAAGACCTATAAACCAGAAATGGAGTTGGGATAGAATTTTACGTTCTCCGTACATAAAACAAGCTGATACTTTGCAAGGTTTTTATATGTTTGAAGATCAGTTTTCTACGGAAGAATTAGAGCGTCATTTCGATTTTTACGAGCCATTTACGGTTCATGAAAGTTCTTTATCGCCTTGTGTACACAGTATTCAGGCTGCTAAATTAGGTAGAATGGAGCAAGCTTATGAATTTTACTTAAGAACTTCTAGATTAGATTTAGATGATTATAATCATGAAGTAGAAGAAGGTTTACACATTACTTCTATGGCAGGAACTTGGATGAGTATTGTAGAAGGTTTTGGTGGTATGAGAATTGTAAATAATACACTTTCTTTTACACCAAGAATACCAGATGGCTGGAAATCTTACTCTTTTAAAGTAAATTTTAGAAATCAAGTAATTACAGTTAACGTTTCTCAAAACGGAACAAGTTTTGAGTTAAACGGAAAACAAGAAATAAACATTTTAGTTAACGGAGAAAAAGTAGTTGTATCTCCTAATAGCTTATTAACAGTTTAA
- a CDS encoding SusC/RagA family TonB-linked outer membrane protein gives MKNFKLLLFGILLSTSFTMFAQQTVKGIVKEKASGDPLPGVSVVVKGTTKGTETDFNGNFRLEKVNTGAILVFRYLGYADKEITIGTEVNLTVELTESSEQLDEIIVVGYGTTTIKDATGSVEAITAKEFTKGNIVTPENLLNGRVAGVNITTSGAPGSGSEITIRGGSSLSASNAPLIVIDGLPVTNNGTAGSRGILSSINPADIESFSVLKDASATAIYGSRASNGVIIIVTKKGKSVFSLDYDYQYSAGEVLDRINVFSADEFRNLVNSQPISGTTLDTSLLGNANTNWQDEVLQNTVSTQHNITAKGSLFNKIPTRLSVGFSEQQGGIITSEFDRANVSLAMNPSFFEDHLKVSLNYNRAFTNSRFAAGGIGAALRYDPTQPVRAAGPYGGFYQHYTGGSSDFVLANGGTNPVASLLQNNNTGKSFRQYGNLNLDYKFHFLPELKFVVNVGFDRTEGSYISNGSVLGPRSFNTVVVGNNSYGNQNRHNELLDSYFNYTKEFKNVKADITAGYSYQEFTGDGFNSGNLNDPNSSRDTYVNTPEVLIGFFGRANFTFLEKYLLTLSYRRDGTSKFSSENRWGNFPAVAAAWRISDEDFLKDSDVVSNLKLRASYGITGQQDISNPEIYLTTYRFGNSNSQFLFDGNAIQSTIPQPFNPDIKWEETTTLEFGLDYGLFDNKVSGTLGVFQKNSNDLLFDTPIADGTNFTNNITRNIGELQIQGVEFSLNSDVIKTDDIDWNLNFNATYIDREITSIPLGRDLNVGSIAGGTGATIQVQREGFAPNSFYVYKQLYDANGAPIEGAYADLNGDGIVNADDRYIKDNGLADVTLGFQSNFNYKNFDLSFNLRASIGNYAYNNVNSSTAQYALLQDQQVLGNIPTSVLDYNFRNTADVISSDIYLENASFLRMDNITFGYTINPLIKKFSGNSIRLWAGVQNVFTVTNYSGLDPEIFNNGIDNLNFPRSRTFLLGANIKF, from the coding sequence ATGAAAAACTTTAAATTATTGTTATTTGGTATTCTTTTAAGTACTTCATTTACAATGTTTGCTCAACAAACTGTAAAAGGTATCGTAAAAGAAAAAGCATCGGGTGATCCTTTACCGGGTGTAAGTGTAGTAGTAAAAGGTACTACTAAAGGAACAGAAACCGACTTTAACGGAAACTTTAGATTAGAAAAGGTAAATACAGGAGCTATTCTTGTTTTTAGATACTTAGGGTATGCCGATAAAGAAATTACTATTGGTACAGAAGTAAACTTAACTGTAGAACTTACAGAATCTTCTGAACAACTAGATGAAATTATTGTTGTTGGTTATGGTACTACAACAATTAAAGATGCAACTGGCTCTGTAGAAGCTATTACTGCAAAAGAATTTACAAAAGGAAATATTGTAACTCCAGAAAACTTATTAAATGGTAGAGTTGCCGGTGTAAACATTACAACAAGTGGTGCTCCTGGTTCTGGGTCTGAAATTACCATTCGTGGTGGTTCTTCTTTAAGTGCATCAAACGCACCATTAATTGTTATTGATGGTTTACCAGTTACCAATAACGGTACTGCTGGTAGTAGAGGAATCCTTTCTAGTATTAACCCGGCAGACATCGAATCTTTTTCTGTACTTAAAGATGCTTCTGCAACTGCAATTTATGGTTCTAGAGCTTCTAACGGTGTTATTATTATTGTAACTAAAAAAGGAAAAAGTGTTTTCTCTTTAGATTATGATTATCAATACAGTGCTGGTGAAGTTTTAGATAGAATTAATGTATTTTCTGCAGACGAATTTAGAAACCTTGTAAACTCTCAACCAATTTCTGGTACAACTTTAGATACTAGTTTATTAGGTAACGCCAACACAAACTGGCAAGACGAAGTTTTACAAAATACAGTTTCTACACAACACAACATTACTGCAAAAGGATCTCTTTTTAATAAAATACCAACTAGATTATCTGTTGGTTTTTCTGAACAACAAGGTGGAATTATTACATCAGAATTTGACAGAGCTAACGTTTCTTTAGCAATGAATCCTTCTTTCTTTGAAGATCATTTAAAGGTTTCTTTAAACTACAACAGAGCATTTACAAATAGTAGATTTGCTGCTGGTGGTATTGGTGCTGCTTTAAGATACGACCCAACACAACCTGTAAGAGCTGCAGGACCTTACGGTGGTTTTTATCAACATTACACAGGCGGAAGTTCTGATTTTGTATTAGCTAATGGTGGTACAAACCCAGTTGCTAGCTTATTACAAAACAACAACACTGGTAAATCTTTTAGACAATACGGTAATTTAAATTTAGATTATAAATTCCATTTTTTACCAGAACTAAAATTTGTTGTAAACGTTGGTTTCGATAGAACAGAAGGAAGTTACATTTCTAACGGATCTGTTTTAGGACCTAGAAGTTTTAATACAGTAGTAGTTGGTAATAATTCTTACGGAAACCAAAATAGACATAACGAATTATTAGATTCTTACTTTAATTATACAAAAGAGTTTAAAAACGTAAAGGCAGATATTACTGCAGGTTATTCTTACCAAGAATTTACTGGAGACGGTTTTAACAGCGGTAACTTAAACGACCCTAACAGCAGTAGAGATACTTACGTAAATACACCAGAGGTATTAATTGGTTTTTTTGGTAGAGCAAACTTTACATTTTTAGAAAAGTATTTACTTACATTATCTTATAGAAGAGATGGTACTTCTAAATTTAGTTCAGAAAACAGATGGGGTAATTTCCCTGCGGTTGCAGCAGCTTGGAGAATTAGTGACGAAGATTTCTTAAAAGATTCTGATGTAGTTTCTAACTTAAAGTTAAGAGCAAGTTATGGTATTACTGGTCAACAAGATATTAGCAACCCAGAAATTTACTTAACTACTTACCGTTTTGGTAATAGTAACTCGCAATTTTTATTTGATGGTAACGCAATTCAATCTACAATACCACAACCATTTAACCCAGATATTAAATGGGAAGAAACTACAACGTTAGAGTTTGGTTTAGATTATGGTTTATTTGACAATAAAGTTTCTGGTACATTAGGCGTTTTTCAAAAGAACTCAAACGATTTATTATTTGATACTCCTATTGCAGATGGTACAAACTTTACCAATAACATTACAAGAAACATTGGTGAATTACAAATACAAGGTGTAGAATTCTCTTTAAATTCTGATGTAATTAAAACCGATGACATTGATTGGAACTTAAACTTTAACGCAACTTATATCGATAGAGAAATCACTTCTATTCCGTTAGGTAGAGATTTAAATGTAGGTTCTATTGCTGGTGGTACAGGTGCTACTATTCAAGTGCAAAGAGAAGGTTTTGCTCCTAATTCATTTTACGTTTATAAACAATTATATGACGCAAACGGTGCTCCTATAGAAGGTGCTTATGCAGATTTAAACGGAGACGGAATTGTAAATGCAGATGATAGATACATTAAAGACAATGGTCTTGCAGATGTAACTTTAGGTTTTCAATCTAACTTTAACTACAAAAACTTCGATTTATCTTTTAATTTAAGAGCAAGTATTGGTAATTACGCTTACAATAACGTAAACTCTTCTACTGCACAGTATGCTTTGTTACAAGATCAGCAAGTTTTAGGTAACATACCTACTTCTGTATTAGATTATAATTTTAGAAATACAGCAGATGTAATTTCTTCTGATATTTATTTAGAAAACGCTTCTTTCTTAAGAATGGATAACATTACTTTCGGGTACACCATCAATCCATTAATCAAAAAGTTCTCTGGAAACAGCATTCGTTTATGGGCAGGTGTTCAAAATGTATTTACAGTTACAAATTACTCTGGTCTAGATCCAGAAATTTTTAACAACGGTATAGATAACCTAAACTTTCCAAGATCTAGAACTTTCTTGTTAGGAGCTAATATTAAATTTTAA
- a CDS encoding MFS transporter produces MNKKKLSFLQIWNMSFGFLGIQFGMALTGGFMSRIFQTLGAEIEDIPILWVAAPLTGLIVQPIIGYMSDRTWSPKWGRRRPYFLIGAILSSLALIIMPHSPTLWVAAGFLWVLDASINISMEPFRALVADKLPSSQRSYGFVIQTLIIGVGTWVASSLPWMVSQFGVSDSAASGIVPMSVKVAFTIGAVVFLLSILYTVFTTKEYPPEDMQAFEEEKAQKNRFVADILENIGNMPTIMKKLGVVQFFSWFAFFTMWSMANPALTEHVFKTPAPVEKEYVMSNPVQKAAFDVENTAFQKSSNEVGSYMGIYGLSSMAFALILVLYTRKRRINRKYIHMGSLILGGLGFILMYFIPSPEYLAISFILIGFAWGSILSMPYAMLSSAVNPTKMGVFMGIFNMFIVIPQIIAALGGINFVSNLLGEETINAMIVAGLSLIIAGLSNFLITEKNAITYQENN; encoded by the coding sequence ATGAACAAAAAGAAATTAAGTTTCTTGCAAATCTGGAACATGAGTTTTGGATTTCTTGGAATTCAATTTGGAATGGCCTTAACAGGTGGTTTCATGTCACGAATATTTCAAACACTTGGTGCAGAAATAGAGGATATTCCTATTCTCTGGGTTGCAGCTCCGTTAACAGGTTTAATTGTGCAGCCAATTATTGGTTACATGAGTGATAGAACTTGGAGTCCTAAGTGGGGTCGAAGAAGACCTTACTTTTTAATTGGTGCTATTCTAAGTTCTTTGGCGTTAATTATAATGCCACATTCGCCTACTTTATGGGTTGCAGCTGGTTTTCTATGGGTTTTAGATGCTTCTATTAACATTTCTATGGAGCCTTTTAGGGCTTTAGTTGCAGATAAATTACCAAGTTCTCAAAGATCTTATGGTTTTGTAATTCAAACACTTATTATTGGTGTTGGTACTTGGGTTGCTAGTAGTTTGCCTTGGATGGTTTCTCAATTTGGAGTAAGCGATTCTGCAGCTTCTGGTATTGTACCAATGTCTGTTAAAGTTGCTTTTACAATTGGTGCAGTAGTATTTTTATTAAGTATCTTATATACTGTTTTTACTACGAAAGAGTATCCGCCAGAAGACATGCAAGCTTTTGAAGAAGAAAAGGCGCAAAAGAATAGGTTTGTTGCAGATATTTTAGAAAATATTGGAAACATGCCTACGATTATGAAAAAGTTAGGTGTAGTTCAATTTTTTAGCTGGTTTGCTTTTTTCACTATGTGGTCTATGGCAAACCCTGCATTAACAGAACATGTTTTTAAAACACCTGCTCCTGTAGAAAAAGAGTACGTAATGTCTAATCCAGTACAAAAAGCTGCTTTTGATGTTGAAAATACTGCTTTTCAAAAATCTTCTAACGAAGTAGGTTCTTACATGGGTATTTACGGTTTGTCTTCTATGGCTTTTGCTTTAATTCTTGTATTGTACACAAGAAAAAGAAGAATCAACAGAAAATACATACATATGGGTTCTCTTATATTAGGAGGATTAGGTTTTATTCTAATGTATTTTATTCCTTCACCAGAATATTTAGCAATTTCATTTATTCTTATCGGTTTTGCATGGGGTAGTATTTTATCTATGCCTTACGCAATGTTATCTAGTGCTGTAAATCCTACCAAAATGGGAGTATTTATGGGGATTTTTAACATGTTTATAGTAATACCGCAAATAATTGCAGCTTTAGGAGGTATCAACTTTGTATCTAATTTATTAGGGGAAGAAACTATTAATGCTATGATTGTAGCAGGTTTAAGTTTAATTATTGCAGGACTTAGTAATTTTTTAATTACAGAAAAAAATGCAATTACATATCAAGAGAACAATTAA